From Solibaculum mannosilyticum:
CCATCGGCCTCATACAGACTATCGGTATCCGGCAGCTCGGTGAGATCCAGGCGTTTGAGATCCCCCAGTCCATCCAGTGGGGATGGGAGACCCTTATGGCCCGGCGTATGAAAGGAAATACGGCCCAGGGAAAGATGCCCCCGCAGGGCCTGTACAAGAGGCATACTATTAGACATAGTCCCTCCTCATGGTAGCATTGATGTGATCGGGGCTTGCGTCGATGTAAACCAAATCGCCGGAGGAACAGGTGATATCCGTGACGTCCACCGCCATGGAAGTATATCCCACATGGCCGATGACCGGCACCGTCTGCCCGCTGATTTCACAAGTCAGACGGTGTTTGCGCCAGAAAGAGAAGGCATTGTTTTGACGCCACTCGGTAAAGAGGCCGTCGGCAAACCCCACCGGTACAACGGCAACTCTAGTAGCACGCCGCGTGTGGAAGGCGGCCTGGGGACCGATTTTCCGTCCCTCCGGCACCCAATACACCTGGCTGACCTCGGCCACCACACGTCCTACCTGACGGAGTCCCCATTTTTCTCGATACGGGGAACCGCCCAACAGAGCGTCGTCCAGACGGACGGCCTGAGTGCGCATCCAGGGGAAGGTGAGGAACCCCATAGGCCCCGCATAATGGATCACCTCGGGATCGATGCCCTCCCGTTTAAAGAGACGCACCGCTTCCTGGAAGCTGCGGAATCGGGCTCGTTCCTTTTTCTCACTTTTGAAGGGGCCGGGAGGCTGGGAATAAATCCCGCACACCAGCAAATTGCCCAGCCCCTTGATGGTACGCACCACCTTGCCCGCTTCTGATACGGGGAATCCGCCCCGAGCCATGCCGCAGTCAAAGTGCACATGTACCCTTGCCCGTGTGTTAAACTCCCGGGCGGCGCTGCTGAGCAGGACAGCCTCCTCATTGGAGCCGATCGAAGCGATGATGCGATCCTGCTGTACCACTCGTCTGGCCGTATCGGCATTGAGGCAGGACATCAGCAGCACGTCCACATTGGTGACGGCGCTGATCAGACGTTCAGCCTCCTCCAGCCGGGACACTGCCACCAGACCTACGCCGCTCTGATGGAGCAGGCGCGCGATGGGGACATCCCCCAGGCCGTAGGCGTTGCCCTCCAGCACCGGGATGACCTGAGATTTACCGGCCGCTTTCACAAGGGCGCGGAAATTATATAAAACCTTGTCGATTTGTACCATTAGGGTCGTCATAGTTCAAAGCCTCCTGCCCCGGCGTGCGGTTGCGAAACCAAGCCAAGTATCGCCTTTTTCCACAAGGGAAAATTACACCGGCATTGCTAAAAATAATACCATTCCCCTACAGATTTTGTCAATTGAAGAGGAGGCTTTCCAGAGAAAAAAGTCAAAAAAGGTCTATCTTATGACGATTGTTCCTGTAAAATCTCCCGGCCGGGACCACATCTTGACCAATGGTAGATATACTGTTGGGCAAGTCCCGCACAATGGGCAAAACAGGAGGGGAGTCCCTGAGGGAATAAAATCCCCATTGTGCGCTTGATCCATACGTCGGCGGGGAAGGCGTCCATGCGTCCCATGCCGTAGAGCAGGACGCATTCAGCCACCTTGGGTCCCACGCCCTTGACAGAGCGAAGCCGTTCCCGCGCCTCATCCAAGGGCAGACGGGCAATCGCCTCCAGATCAAGGTGGCCATCGGCCACTTTGCGGGCGGCGTCGATAAGATAGGGGGCACGGTAACCGCAGCGCAGAGGAGCCAGTTGCTCTAGTGTGACACAGGCTAAGGCTTCCGGCGTGGGAAAGGCGAAAAGGCCGTCGGCCAGGGGCTCGCCGAAATCGGCACATAGGCGGGACACAATGGATCGAATACGGGGAATGTTGTTGTTTTGCGAGATCAGGAAGGAGCACAGGGCTTCCCAGGCCGGTTGGGCGAGAATGTGGATGCCTGGGGCAAAGGCCACGATAGGGGCCAGGACGGGATGCTCCGCCATCTCTTGGCGGAGGGCATTGTAATCCCGGTCCAGATCAAAGTAGGGGCGCCAGAGCTCCTGGAAATCGGCGAGATCAGCCCCTTCCAGCAGGAGGACATCCTCTGATTGACGGACTATTATTGTCCGTCCGGACACCACTCCTCTCCAATTGCCCGGACCCAGCTGATCCCATCGGAAGCACTGGCCGCAGCTCAGCGTCTCGTCCAGATCAAAGCAGGAGGCTTTGACCTCGATGCCGTGGGGTAATACGCGGTATTCCATTGACTCATCCCCTTCATCGAGATACAATCCTTTGCAAAGGAAAAAGGCTCGGCCGTCCGGCGAAAAAATACACAATCTTCAGGAGCTGGACGGGTGCCCATTGGGTAAAAAAACGAGACGACGTAAAGCGCAATAAACTCCACGTATCTTCACAAGTTGACATAATTTTATTGTGCTGTTTATTCTTAAACAGCAGAGCTTGAAAGTACGGTTGGATGTTTCCACTGGAGTTGTCCACACTTTCCACAGGTTTTTCCACATGGATTATGTAAACCTGTGGATATACCTTCCGTATAACACACTGGAAAAGGGGACGATTCCAGAAAAATGAAACGTTAACTGCTTAAAGCAGGATGACGATGCCTATACTACAGCTATCATCGCCGCGAAAAGGTGTAAAAAGGAGGGTGACCCATCATGATCCGAGGGGTCAATAAGCAGATTGTTGAAGTCAGCGAAACCGAAAACGATTACTTTGAACGGGCTATTTTGTTTGTACGGCCCGGGGCTATGGATTCGCCGGAGCCGGAATTGAGAAAGCAGGCCAAAGCTCTGCTGCAAAGCATGGGGAAAGCAAAAGGCAAATCCCGCAGAACCAGGAGCTTCCGCGCCAAGGGAATGGCGCGTCTGGGAGTGGCCGCCGGGATGGGTGCTACTTTAGCGCTGTTAGCAGCCCGGCTGTTTGCTTTTTAATCCGGGACTATGTAAAAACGGGAGTGAGTGTCCCTTTGCGGGATGATTCACTCCCATTTTTCATAGTTTCAAAGAACCAGAGATACTTTGTCCCGCCTGAGGCAAATGGGGCGGGACGGCGTCAAAGCCCACGGATTTTACATACACGTGGAGAACAGTGAGTCTCTTTTAATCGACGGTAAGGGACGCCGTATCAGTTGCATTTGGAATATCCACAGTTGCGGCAGATGACGCAGCCGCCCTCGTGCTCCAGGGGTATGCCGCATTCCGGACAGAACCGCATGGCTCCGGGATTGGGCAGAGCCTTGTCCACCGTGGGCTGTGTCATGACAGGGGCGGGAATGTTTTCTCCCTGCTGCGCTGCCCCAAACCCATTTTGCATCTTTTGGAGTTTTTCCAAGGCCCGAGCGATGGCGTCGGGACAAGAGGTGCACTTCATACCCGGCTGACGGATGGTGGAGGGACAACGGATGCCCTTGAGCTGATCCACCAGCTTTTCCACCTTGATGCCCGAACGCAGCGCCACTGAAATGAGACGTGCCGTGGCCTCCGACTGAGAGGGACATCCGCCGGCCTTGCCGGTGTTGGTAAACACTTCGCAGATGCCCTTGTCGTCGTAATTGACGGTGATGTAAAGGTTGCCGCATCCGATCTTAACCCGTTCGGTAAAGCCGTTGGTGATCTCGGGACGTTGACGAGGGGTAATGGCGGCCGCTGCTTCCGGCTCCTGGGATCCAGAGACCTTCCCGATGTTGAGTACCTGGGAATCCCGGCTGCCGTCCCGGTAGATGGTGACGCCCTTGCAGCCCAGGCGATAGGCAAGGCGGTAGACTTGGGCTACATCCTCGCGGGTGGCATCGTGAGGGAAATTGACGGTTTTGGATACAGCGTTGTCGGTGTGATCCTGGAAGGCGGCCTGCATGCGGATGTGGGCTTCGGGAGAGATGTCGTGAGCCGAGAGGAATACCCGGCGGATATCCTCCGGGATATCGTCCATGTGGGCGATGGTCCCCTCCTTGGCGATGCGCCGCATGAGATCGTCGGAATAAAGGCCGCGTCTTGTGAGCTCCCGCTTGAGGATGGGATTGACCTCGATCATCTCGGTGCCGTCCATGATGTTGCGGATGAATACATAGGCAAACACCGGTTCCACGCCGGAAGAGCATCCGGCGATGATGGAAAGGGTACCGGTGGGCGCGATGGTGGTGATGGTGGCGTTGCGCAGAGGGGAACCGTCCTTTAATGTGCTCTCTTCAAACAAAGGGAAGGCTCCGCGCTCTTCGGCCAGGCGTTCGCTGGCCTCATGGCCTTTCTGGTTGATAAATTCCATCACCTCGTGGGCCAGCTGGATGGATTCCGGAGAGCCGTAGGGCAGTCCCAGCATGAGAAGGGCATCGGCCCATCCCATGACTCCCAGCCCGATCTTGCGGGTGGAACGGGTGACCTGGTCGATGATGGCGAGAGGATAACGGTTTGCCTCAATGACGTTGTCCAGAAAATGGACGGCTGTGGCTACGGTGCGTCCCAGATGGTCCCAATCCATTTCAAAACGCCCGTCCACCGTCTCCTTGACCATGCGGGTCAGGTTGATGGAGCCTAAATTACAGGCTTCGTAGGGCAGGAGGGGTTGTTCGCCGCAGGGGTTGGTGGATTCGATCTCCCCCTGGGAGGGAACCACATTGTCCCGATTGAGCCGGTCCAGGAAGATGATGCCCGGTTCGCCGTTGCGCCAGGCCGAATCGACGATTTTATCAAAGACCTCCCGGGCATTCAGGGTACCGGTGACCCGATTGGTGGAGGGGTCGATGAGAGGATATTCCTCGCCCCGTTCCACCGCCTCCATAAAGGCTTCGGTGATGCCCACCGAGATATTGAAATTGGTGATTTCGGTGTTAACCTTTTTGCAGTCGATAAATTCTAAGATGTCGGGATGATCCACACGGAGGATGCCCATGTTGGCGCCGCGGCGGGTACCGCCCTGTTTGACGGCTTCGGTGGCCATATTGAACACCCGCATAAAGCTGACCGGGCCGGAGGCCACGCCGCCGGTGGTATTGACGGTCGACCCCTTGGGGCGCAGTCGGGAGAAGGAGAAGCCGGTGCCGCCGCCCGATTTGTGGATGAGAGCGGCGTTCTTGATGGATTCAAAGATATCCTCCATGCTGTCGTCAACCGGAAGGACGAAGCAGGCCGAAAGCTGGCCTAAGGGACGCCCGGCGTTCATCAGGGTGGGAGAATTGGGCAGGAAGTCCAGGGAGGTCAATACCTCCAAAAATTCTTTGGCGGTTTTAGTCGGGTCGGCGTCGGGATGAAATTTCTCATCGGGCTGGGCGATGGCATTTGCCACCCGTTCAAATAGTTGTTCTACTGTCTCCATTGTTTGCCCCTGGCTGTTACGGATCAGATACCGCCGCTCCAGTACCGTACGGGCATTTTGGTTAATCTCCATGGATATTAGACCTCCTGTGTGTTTTAGATCAAAATTCTCTTTCTAAAAAATGGCACAATATAGTGTATATCTTTAGAGAAGAAAAGTCAATCAGTTGTGGATATAGAAAAAATATCCTTTTATATGGGAGGCAGGCGCACAGGGAGGAAACAGTGTCGTTTCAGCAGGATATACAGAACAAGCCTATGTCATTTGGCTTTGAATGGATGGTTTTTTATGGTATAGTAATTGCATGGGTATATGGGATATTCGTGCCATTTTGTTGTTTGGAACGTTGTACATGGATATCAAAAAAGGCCGGGAGGAGGAAGGACATGCCTTATTGGATCATAACAGCGCCCAAGATGCCGACAGGAGATATGCCTCAGGAGAGACTGCAAGGCCGCATCCAAAAGGGAAGGATACTGCTTGAGGCGGCGGGCCGTCTTTTTGAGCAGGGCGGCATGGTGCTGGACCAGTTTTTGTATCCTTACGTGGACCGGGTAATTTTGGACGGCGGCGGATGTCTCAAAGGAATTATCTCCTTGGGCGACCGGATGCTGGTTGAAGCGCCGGACGGATTAAACAGGGATTTTCTCGGTCATGAAACCGGACTAACGGTGCATATAGTAGAAAAGCGCCCGGATTTTTCCTCCTTTTTCGGAGAAGAGACGAGTATTTCCAGCGTTTCCCCATGGGATCCCCCCACGGCTATTGTGCGCTGGGATGGAAGAAATCTGCCCGACGGATGGAAGGACTATGAGCTGCGCCGGTTTTGCAAACGGTGGCAGGCCTTTGTGGAGATGGCGGAACGTCAGCTCCGGAGCGGCGGCGGACGGATGGAGTTGGCCGAAGGGCAGATATTGCTTGTTTCTCTGCCGCCTGCCGGCCTGGGGAGAGAATGCACGGCGATAGAACAGCAAAAGGAAAAAATTGCATCCATCTACCGCAGCCAGATGGATCCCATCTTTCCCCAGGGATCCCCGTCCCTATTATGGACGGAAGGGATGCCCGTCTTTGGAGAATGAGATCCCGGTGCAGCACCGCATCACCATAGGGCGTCCGGCCGATGGAAAGGCCGGACGCCAAGCTAAGAGGAGTGTGAAAAATATGAAAATTCTCAATTATGGTTCCCTCAACATCGATTATGTCTATGACGTCCCCCACTTTGTACAACCGGGGGAGACCATACATGCCCCCTCCCGCACCATCCACTGCGGCGGAAAAGGACTCAATCAATCAGTAGCGCTGGCAAAGGCAGGGGCTAAGGTGTACCATGCCGGACGCATCGGGGAGGACGGCGGTTTTCTATTGGAGACCCTCAAGCAGGAGGGCATTGATACCCAGTTTATTACCGTATCCCAGGAACCCACTGGCCATGCAGTCATCCAGGTGGATGCAAAAGGGGAAAACGCCATTGTCATTTATGGTGGCGCCAACCGTACCATTACATCCCGTGAGATTGCCAAAGTGTTTGAACACTTTGAGGCAGGGGATATGCTGGTTCTGCAAAACGAGATCAACGACCTGGATCTCATCATGAAGACCGCCAGGGAACGGGGGATGATCGTAGTATTTAATCCTGCTCCTTTTGACGGGCAGGTTCTAAGCCTTCCATTGGAAACGGTCAACTTGTTTGTGGTCAACCGGCAGGAGGGAGCGGCCTTGAGCGGATGTACCCGTGCTGAGGATATTGTCAAGGGCATTGTGCAGAAATACCCCTCCAGTGCAGTGGTGCTTACCTTAGGATCCAAAGGCAGCCTCTATTACGACGGCACCCGTATGCTGACCCAGGGGATCTACAATGCGCCGGTCATCGATACCACCGGCGCAGGGGATACCTACATCGGCTATTTTGCCGCCATGTGGGCCCAGGGGTCGGAGATACAGAGGGCAATGGATCTGGCATCCAAAGCGTCGTCGATTGCGGTATCCCATCCGGGGGCGGCAGTGTCCATCCCCGCTATGGATGAAGTACAGGATACCTATTTGGACGCTGTTTCACTGGAGGATGGGGAGATTCCGCTGCTTTAAATTACAGGATAATCTGAGGCCAAGCTTTTATTGGCAAGGGCAGCAGATGGGGAAAAACAGATATAAAAATAATATCAATAAAAATCAGCCGGCTGTCCGATCTGAGGGCAGCCGGCTGATTTTTTATTTTGTGTAAAAAGAATGCCTTAAGAGCTGTTACATGAGAGCGGCTAAGAGCAGCATCTCCTCGATTTTATCGTAAACATCCGGATAATCGCTCAAGGGAAGGGGATTTTTCCCCCGGCCGATTTCAATGGTAAAGGCCGGACGATGAAATTCCTCAATAAACCAATCTTTAAAACCGCCGTGGGAAGCAAGGCCGTCGGGTGACGACATCTGGTACCCGCTGGAAGCGGCCAGGACGCCGGCCATCACTTTGGATCTGGGCGGGGTATTGTCGCCATAGCACCAGTAGATTTCCTCCCCCTGGCTGTGCATGGCCAAGACGTGACGGAAGGGATACGTGCGGCACAGCTTCACAAGCCAGGAAGATTCCGGTTCACTGTGAGCGGCGGGACCGCCGTACTGTCTCATGGCAGGACCGCGGATCCCGGATTTGATCTCCATCTCGTGGAGGATTTCCCATCCGGCGTCAAAGTTGTGGTTGAGATCGACGCCGCGGGCATTGGCCTGCCAATGAGGGAAATCCCCTTTCGCCAATGCCGACACCTGTCTAGCGTTCCACAAAGCGCCGGCAGCGCCTCGCAGGGCGATCTCGGTCCCGTCGGGATTGAGGCATGGTACAATGACCAAGCCCCGTCCCACCATGGCGTTTCGCACATCGATGTTGGATACCCGGCGGCCCGTATCAATGGCCTCACACAGCTTCTCTGTGAAACGCATGAGGGTCAGGACAGTCAGCCATTCGCTGCCGTGGACGCCTCCGACGTACAAGACCTTATCCTCGGCCTGGCCCAGAGTGAGACACAAAATCGAACGTCCCAGGCTCGTGCGTCCCGGCTCCATTTTCTCCAGGAAAGGGTACTTTTTGGTCAAGGCTTCCGCCCAATCGCGTACCGTGGCATAGTCGGGATGGCAGGCAGTTACAATACTCATAGGGTATTCCTCCCTTATAATCCATACGTTATCCCATACATATGCCGAAAGGGGGACGCCCTAGAAGAGAAAAAGCCGGATGTTTTGAAAGATGGAACAAAAAGCATCCATTTTTCATACAGTACACGGTACTGCATACCTCTAAAACTTTATATATATTATCCTTAAATTAAGATTAAAATCACATAGTTCCAACAGAATTCCACAAGAAAGAGAGGGCGGATTATAAGAAAAGAAGAATGTTTATAACGGAAAAAGAAAGAATATGCCTGGTGGATTTTTTCAAAAATATAGAATAACAAAAGAAAAACTCTAGAGAAATACAACAAATAAAATTGATAAAACGACAAAAAATAATTGAAAATTGGAAAATAATATGATATAATTCGTGCAATTCCCAAATTTAGAACATGTTAAACTATACTGGGTTGTGGGGCAGATCCGTAAAGAAGCCTCACAAAAATGGAAAAAAGGATGGTGGTGATTCGGGTGGCAAAGGAAGCGATGGATCGCATTTATGAGGCGGAGGAACAGGCGGCAGCCTGTATCCGGGAGGCGCAGGAGCAGGCCAGAATCCTTTTGGCCAAAGCCAAGGAAGAGGCTCCGGCGCGTATTCGGGAAGCGCTTTCCCAGGTTGCTGCCGAGGAGAAAAAGTTTTTGGATCAGGCTTCCAAAGAGGGGGGAAAACAGGCGGAGATCGTCGAGGCGCAGTACGAACAAAAGGTTGAGGCTGTGGCAAAAGCGGCGAAACAATGCCATGCCCAGGCCATTGAAGCGGCTATCAGCTGTATTCTGGAATGAGAAATAGAATGTAGAGGGCTGGTAAGCCGAGGAAATCGCATTCAAATAGTCAAATCGTAAGGGAAAGGTGGTGGACGCCGTTGGCCATTGTGCAAATGAAGCGCATCCACATCGTTGCCCTGCAAACCGATCGCAAAGCCATTTTAGAACACATCCAGCGATTTGAAGCGGTGGAGGTCCGCCCTGTCCGAGGGGAGGACGACCGTCTGAGCAAAAAGGACACGTCCCGTCAGATCGCCACCTTTGACCGCGGCATCCAGACGGCCAAGGAAGCTTTGGCCATCTTGGATGAGAAAGCGGCGGAAAAAAAGGTATTGTTTGCCCCACGGCGTCAGGTGGATGAGAAGCAATACCGCCAGTCGGCGGGGGAGTGGAAGCAGTACCTGGATGTGGCGCAAGAGATCCTGGCGCTTTCCAAGGAGGCTGAGGAACACCGGTCGGCAGCCGTCAAACTGGAGGCCCAGATCGAGACGCTGCGGCCTTGGGAGAGGTTGGACGTCCCTATGAAGGAGAAAGGTTCCACCCATGCGGCCGCCATGATCGGCACTTTGCCGGAGGAGATAACGCCGGAATCCATCCGGGAACGGCTTCCGGACCTGCCGGAGGAGACCTATCTGGAGGTGGTGTCGTCCACCCGGGAACAGACGTGTCTTTTTGTGGCGAGTTACCGGCCCGAGGCCGAACGGGTGGAATCACTGCTTCGCACCATTGGGTTTGGACGTCCGGGATGGTCGCTGTCTCACCGGACATGCCGGGAGAAGATCCAGAGGCTGGAGCAGCTTATCGCAGAGCATCGGGAAAAAGCAGAGCAGTGTGAACAGTCCATCGTGGATCATAGAGAGGATCGGCGCAAGCTGGAATTTCTCTCCGACTACCTGGCCATGCGCCGGGAGAAATACGAGGTCTTGGAGCGGCTGGGCCTCACGGAACACGTCTTTGTGCTGGAGGGATACGTCCCGGCCAAGGCGGCCGGGAAAATAGCCGCCATCTTGGAGAAGCGGTACGGCGCCTATGTAGAACTTTTGGAGCCGGACGATCCGGAAGATGTGCCAAAAGCCTTTCAGAATGGACCATTTGTAGCGCCGGTGGAGGGCATTACGGCATCCTATTCCATGCCGGGGACCCATGATCTGGATCCCAACCCGGTGATGGCGTTTTTCTATTACCTGCTGTTTGGAATGATGCTGTCCGACGCAGGATACGGCATCCTCATCAGCATCGCGACCGGGTACATCGGCTTTTTCAGCAAAGCCGAACGCCGTACGAAAAACACCATGCGGATGTTTTTCTATTGCGGCCTGTCCACCACATTCTGGGGGGCCTTGTACGGAAGCTGGTTCGGCAATGCTGTAGGCGCCATCGCAGAAAATTTTCTGGGCAGCAGTTTTGCCATTGCGCCCATCTGGTTTGACCCGTCCAAAGACCCCATGACGCTGCTCATCTTCAGCATCGCCGTAGGAGTGGTGCATATCTTATTGGGGCTTGGCGTCAAGTTTTACAACCTGTGCCGCCAAGGGAAACCTCTCGACGCAGTATTCGACGCCGGGTTCTGGATGCTGGCCATCGCGGGCTTGTCGATTATGGCGGCCGGTATGGTAGCCCTGCCTGAGACGGTGCTGGGCAACGTGGGTATCGGCATGACGGTGGTTGGCTTCCTGGGGTTATTGTGTACCCAGGGCCGGGACAAAAAGAACATTTTGGGGAAGATCCTGGGAGGTATTATGTCGCTTTACGACATCACCGGCTTTTTCTCCGATATCCTGTCCTACTCCCGCCTGA
This genomic window contains:
- a CDS encoding DNA-3-methyladenine glycosylase family protein; translated protein: MEYRVLPHGIEVKASCFDLDETLSCGQCFRWDQLGPGNWRGVVSGRTIIVRQSEDVLLLEGADLADFQELWRPYFDLDRDYNALRQEMAEHPVLAPIVAFAPGIHILAQPAWEALCSFLISQNNNIPRIRSIVSRLCADFGEPLADGLFAFPTPEALACVTLEQLAPLRCGYRAPYLIDAARKVADGHLDLEAIARLPLDEARERLRSVKGVGPKVAECVLLYGMGRMDAFPADVWIKRTMGILFPQGLPSCFAHCAGLAQQYIYHWSRCGPGREILQEQSS
- a CDS encoding V-type ATP synthase subunit I, with the translated sequence MQMKRIHIVALQTDRKAILEHIQRFEAVEVRPVRGEDDRLSKKDTSRQIATFDRGIQTAKEALAILDEKAAEKKVLFAPRRQVDEKQYRQSAGEWKQYLDVAQEILALSKEAEEHRSAAVKLEAQIETLRPWERLDVPMKEKGSTHAAAMIGTLPEEITPESIRERLPDLPEETYLEVVSSTREQTCLFVASYRPEAERVESLLRTIGFGRPGWSLSHRTCREKIQRLEQLIAEHREKAEQCEQSIVDHREDRRKLEFLSDYLAMRREKYEVLERLGLTEHVFVLEGYVPAKAAGKIAAILEKRYGAYVELLEPDDPEDVPKAFQNGPFVAPVEGITASYSMPGTHDLDPNPVMAFFYYLLFGMMLSDAGYGILISIATGYIGFFSKAERRTKNTMRMFFYCGLSTTFWGALYGSWFGNAVGAIAENFLGSSFAIAPIWFDPSKDPMTLLIFSIAVGVVHILLGLGVKFYNLCRQGKPLDAVFDAGFWMLAIAGLSIMAAGMVALPETVLGNVGIGMTVVGFLGLLCTQGRDKKNILGKILGGIMSLYDITGFFSDILSYSRLMALGLTTGIIAATINTLGTLPGKGVVGVIAFAVIFVAGHAMNLAINMLGAYVHCNRLHYVEFFKQFYEGGGKLFTPFAVNTQYIRLKEEQQDD
- a CDS encoding alanine racemase, which translates into the protein MTTLMVQIDKVLYNFRALVKAAGKSQVIPVLEGNAYGLGDVPIARLLHQSGVGLVAVSRLEEAERLISAVTNVDVLLMSCLNADTARRVVQQDRIIASIGSNEEAVLLSSAAREFNTRARVHVHFDCGMARGGFPVSEAGKVVRTIKGLGNLLVCGIYSQPPGPFKSEKKERARFRSFQEAVRLFKREGIDPEVIHYAGPMGFLTFPWMRTQAVRLDDALLGGSPYREKWGLRQVGRVVAEVSQVYWVPEGRKIGPQAAFHTRRATRVAVVPVGFADGLFTEWRQNNAFSFWRKHRLTCEISGQTVPVIGHVGYTSMAVDVTDITCSSGDLVYIDASPDHINATMRRDYV
- a CDS encoding ribokinase: MENEIPVQHRITIGRPADGKAGRQAKRSVKNMKILNYGSLNIDYVYDVPHFVQPGETIHAPSRTIHCGGKGLNQSVALAKAGAKVYHAGRIGEDGGFLLETLKQEGIDTQFITVSQEPTGHAVIQVDAKGENAIVIYGGANRTITSREIAKVFEHFEAGDMLVLQNEINDLDLIMKTARERGMIVVFNPAPFDGQVLSLPLETVNLFVVNRQEGAALSGCTRAEDIVKGIVQKYPSSAVVLTLGSKGSLYYDGTRMLTQGIYNAPVIDTTGAGDTYIGYFAAMWAQGSEIQRAMDLASKASSIAVSHPGAAVSIPAMDEVQDTYLDAVSLEDGEIPLL
- a CDS encoding M14 family metallopeptidase yields the protein MSIVTACHPDYATVRDWAEALTKKYPFLEKMEPGRTSLGRSILCLTLGQAEDKVLYVGGVHGSEWLTVLTLMRFTEKLCEAIDTGRRVSNIDVRNAMVGRGLVIVPCLNPDGTEIALRGAAGALWNARQVSALAKGDFPHWQANARGVDLNHNFDAGWEILHEMEIKSGIRGPAMRQYGGPAAHSEPESSWLVKLCRTYPFRHVLAMHSQGEEIYWCYGDNTPPRSKVMAGVLAASSGYQMSSPDGLASHGGFKDWFIEEFHRPAFTIEIGRGKNPLPLSDYPDVYDKIEEMLLLAALM
- a CDS encoding vitamin B12-dependent ribonucleotide reductase, with product MEINQNARTVLERRYLIRNSQGQTMETVEQLFERVANAIAQPDEKFHPDADPTKTAKEFLEVLTSLDFLPNSPTLMNAGRPLGQLSACFVLPVDDSMEDIFESIKNAALIHKSGGGTGFSFSRLRPKGSTVNTTGGVASGPVSFMRVFNMATEAVKQGGTRRGANMGILRVDHPDILEFIDCKKVNTEITNFNISVGITEAFMEAVERGEEYPLIDPSTNRVTGTLNAREVFDKIVDSAWRNGEPGIIFLDRLNRDNVVPSQGEIESTNPCGEQPLLPYEACNLGSINLTRMVKETVDGRFEMDWDHLGRTVATAVHFLDNVIEANRYPLAIIDQVTRSTRKIGLGVMGWADALLMLGLPYGSPESIQLAHEVMEFINQKGHEASERLAEERGAFPLFEESTLKDGSPLRNATITTIAPTGTLSIIAGCSSGVEPVFAYVFIRNIMDGTEMIEVNPILKRELTRRGLYSDDLMRRIAKEGTIAHMDDIPEDIRRVFLSAHDISPEAHIRMQAAFQDHTDNAVSKTVNFPHDATREDVAQVYRLAYRLGCKGVTIYRDGSRDSQVLNIGKVSGSQEPEAAAAITPRQRPEITNGFTERVKIGCGNLYITVNYDDKGICEVFTNTGKAGGCPSQSEATARLISVALRSGIKVEKLVDQLKGIRCPSTIRQPGMKCTSCPDAIARALEKLQKMQNGFGAAQQGENIPAPVMTQPTVDKALPNPGAMRFCPECGIPLEHEGGCVICRNCGYSKCN